The proteins below are encoded in one region of Nitrosomonas ureae:
- a CDS encoding acetyl-CoA carboxylase carboxyltransferase subunit alpha, whose product MKITFLEFEQSIAEFESKIEELRFAQDDSALDISAEITRLQAKSQSLTKNVYAKLTPWQISQVARHPQRPYTLDYIEHLFTDFEELHGDRNFSDDHAIVAGLARFNGQTIMVIGHQKGRDTREKIYRNFGMPKPEGYRKALRLMYLAEKFSIPLITFIDTPGAYPGIDAEERGQSEAIGKNLYVMAQLKIPIICVIIGEGGSGGALAVAVGDVIHMLQYSTYSVISPEGCASILWKSADKAPEAAEIMGITADRLKSFNLVDSIIAEPVGGAHRDYPATMQAVKNVLQESLRKLQDHSIETLLEKRLERLMTYGSFKEVKVD is encoded by the coding sequence ATGAAAATAACTTTTCTGGAATTTGAGCAAAGTATTGCTGAATTTGAGTCAAAAATTGAGGAATTACGTTTTGCACAAGATGATTCTGCACTGGATATTTCAGCAGAAATCACGCGTTTACAAGCTAAAAGCCAATCGCTCACAAAGAATGTTTATGCAAAACTGACTCCCTGGCAAATCTCACAAGTTGCTCGGCATCCGCAACGTCCGTATACACTGGATTATATCGAACATCTGTTTACTGATTTTGAAGAGTTACACGGTGATCGTAACTTTTCTGATGATCATGCAATTGTAGCCGGTCTGGCTCGTTTTAACGGGCAAACTATCATGGTAATCGGACATCAGAAAGGACGTGACACGAGGGAAAAAATTTACCGAAATTTTGGCATGCCTAAACCGGAAGGGTATCGTAAAGCCTTACGTTTAATGTACTTGGCAGAGAAATTCTCTATCCCGTTAATTACTTTTATCGATACTCCCGGAGCATATCCAGGAATCGATGCGGAAGAACGAGGGCAATCAGAAGCCATTGGCAAAAATCTCTATGTCATGGCGCAACTAAAAATTCCCATTATTTGCGTAATTATTGGGGAAGGCGGATCAGGGGGAGCCTTGGCAGTAGCAGTAGGTGATGTAATTCATATGTTGCAATATTCCACTTACTCAGTAATATCTCCCGAGGGTTGCGCATCAATTTTATGGAAAAGCGCGGATAAAGCACCAGAGGCAGCTGAAATTATGGGCATCACAGCCGATCGACTAAAATCGTTTAATTTAGTGGATAGTATAATAGCTGAGCCTGTAGGCGGTGCTCACCGTGATTATCCGGCAACTATGCAGGCGGTAAAAAATGTTTTACAGGAATCCCTACGTAAACTCCAGGATCACTCAATCGAAACACTCTTAGAAAAGCGTCTGGAACGGCTTATGACATATGGTTCATTCAAGGAAGTTAAAGTCGATTAA
- a CDS encoding IS5 family transposase: MPRLMLSDEFWSKLEKILLQEAIYNKRNLRMTVEGMLYRMRVGCPWRDLPEAFGSWNSIYKRFNAWSLSSKWLSIFKALSIDPDCEWEFIDGSYVKAHQHSAGAADKEPQAIGKSRAGNTTKIHLAVDSYGLPADFEITGGEVNDCSIAPDLIAKLPDAKAIVADKGYDSECIREQITKKGARAVIPRKRNSLKGNADMDWGLYGYRHLVENAFARLKQYRAVATRYDKLKRNFESMVAMACGYLWLPM; the protein is encoded by the coding sequence ATGCCCCGATTGATGCTCAGTGATGAGTTCTGGTCGAAGCTGGAGAAGATTCTGCTTCAAGAAGCGATATATAACAAGCGCAATCTGCGCATGACAGTAGAAGGTATGCTGTATCGAATGCGGGTTGGCTGCCCGTGGCGAGACTTGCCTGAGGCATTTGGAAGCTGGAATTCCATCTACAAAAGATTCAATGCGTGGTCATTAAGCAGCAAATGGTTAAGTATTTTCAAGGCGTTGTCTATTGATCCGGATTGTGAATGGGAATTTATTGATGGCAGCTATGTTAAAGCGCACCAGCATAGTGCAGGCGCAGCGGACAAGGAACCACAGGCGATCGGGAAAAGCCGCGCAGGCAATACCACAAAGATTCACCTGGCGGTTGATAGTTATGGTTTACCAGCCGATTTTGAAATCACCGGTGGAGAAGTCAATGACTGTTCTATAGCACCTGATTTGATTGCCAAACTGCCTGACGCGAAAGCGATTGTTGCGGACAAAGGCTATGACAGCGAATGTATACGAGAACAGATAACGAAGAAAGGGGCTCGAGCTGTGATACCGAGAAAGCGCAACTCGTTGAAGGGCAACGCAGATATGGATTGGGGTTTGTATGGATACCGACATTTGGTGGAAAATGCTTTTGCCCGGCTAAAGCAGTATCGGGCAGTAGCGACACGATACGACAAACTGAAGAGAAATTTTGAGAGTATGGTAGCCATGGCATGTGGATATCTGTGGCTACCTATGTGA
- the tilS gene encoding tRNA lysidine(34) synthetase TilS, whose product MVHSRKLKSINFLRNVREALLAHIKPGDHLAVALSGGVDSVVLLHTLATLSREIPLTLSAVHINHGISSNAILWSKFCCHLCHSYGISIYIAYLKIKKETGESLEAKAREERYRVFSQIQADYVVLAQHLDDQAETLLLQLLRGAGIKGLCGMPPVRKLSPIGIPQILRPLLEISRDEIESYGRLNKLNWIKDESNDSIIFNRNFLRHEILPILKTRYPNYPKILLRTSRHFSEASLLLDELAAIDNEYCMVSGKIQISNIRMLSFARAKNLLRYNLAQRDITLPSTVKLETILHQILSAGPDSQPCIRFGNTEIRRHKGSIHILSSKTPLSSSAHYIWNGETHLVLDHFNGTICFTDIKSQGISRKKISTELITIRSREGGERFMPTCNRPRKSLKNLLQEASIPPWERNTIPLIFCGEKLIWVPGIGIDCEFQVESDEFGILPIWHPL is encoded by the coding sequence ATGGTTCATTCAAGGAAGTTAAAGTCGATTAATTTTCTGCGGAATGTTCGGGAGGCATTACTCGCTCACATCAAGCCAGGTGATCACTTAGCTGTCGCTCTGAGCGGTGGTGTTGATTCAGTTGTTTTGCTACATACACTCGCCACACTTTCCAGAGAAATTCCTCTAACACTATCCGCAGTACACATTAATCACGGTATAAGTAGCAATGCAATCCTCTGGAGTAAGTTTTGTTGTCATTTATGCCATTCTTACGGTATTTCTATTTATATTGCTTATTTAAAAATCAAGAAAGAAACTGGTGAAAGCCTTGAAGCAAAAGCTCGAGAAGAACGATACCGCGTATTTAGTCAAATACAGGCAGATTATGTGGTATTAGCACAACATTTAGATGACCAAGCAGAAACATTGTTATTACAATTACTTCGTGGCGCTGGCATAAAAGGGTTATGTGGCATGCCTCCAGTCAGAAAACTATCGCCTATAGGAATACCGCAAATATTGCGGCCCTTACTAGAAATTTCTCGCGATGAAATAGAAAGTTATGGGCGATTAAACAAATTGAACTGGATCAAGGACGAGAGTAATGACAGCATTATTTTTAATAGAAATTTTCTCCGTCATGAAATTTTGCCGATATTAAAAACACGATATCCTAATTATCCCAAAATATTGCTACGCACCAGCCGTCATTTCTCAGAAGCTTCATTGCTGCTAGATGAATTAGCCGCCATAGATAATGAATATTGTATGGTTTCAGGAAAAATTCAAATTAGCAACATACGTATGCTCAGTTTTGCGCGCGCTAAAAATCTGCTACGTTACAATCTGGCACAACGGGATATTACCCTTCCTAGCACGGTAAAATTAGAAACCATTCTGCACCAGATTTTGTCGGCAGGGCCTGATAGTCAACCTTGCATCCGTTTCGGGAATACTGAAATTCGCCGTCACAAAGGCTCAATTCATATCTTATCCAGCAAAACCCCTCTTTCAAGTTCTGCACATTATATATGGAATGGAGAAACCCATTTAGTATTGGATCATTTTAACGGCACTATCTGCTTTACAGACATAAAAAGCCAAGGCATTAGTCGAAAGAAAATATCGACTGAATTGATTACCATACGCTCACGTGAGGGTGGCGAACGTTTTATGCCAACCTGCAATCGTCCTCGAAAAAGCTTGAAAAATTTACTGCAAGAAGCATCAATTCCACCATGGGAACGTAACACAATACCTTTAATATTTTGTGGAGAAAAACTGATATGGGTTCCTGGTATCGGCATTGATTGTGAATTTCAAGTAGAATCGGACGAGTTCGGAATCTTACCTATATGGCACCCTCTGTAA
- the rfbD gene encoding dTDP-4-dehydrorhamnose reductase, whose translation MRILLLGKSGQLGWELQRSLAPLGELISLDSASKELCGDLSNLKGIKQTIQKTAPNIIVNAAAYTAVDKAENEPELTQILNAEAPKILAQAAKEQNARLIHYSTDYVFNGNGAQPYDETDTADPLNYYGKTKLEGDENILTSGCSHLIFRTSWIYATFGSNFIKTILYLAQNRDKLTIVNDQIGSPTSAELIADTTAYTLFTVKYKPEISGLFNLTAKGYTSWYEFAKFILEYVEKRNLPLKIHSTDIDPISSVEFPLPAKRPLNSRLNTSKLENTFHLSLPAWQTGVSRILTEILCKKKL comes from the coding sequence ATGAGAATCTTACTTTTAGGCAAAAGTGGACAACTGGGATGGGAGCTACAACGAAGTCTAGCACCTTTAGGAGAACTTATTTCTTTAGATTCAGCAAGCAAGGAATTGTGCGGTGACCTTTCTAATCTTAAGGGAATCAAACAAACAATTCAAAAGACTGCGCCCAATATCATTGTTAATGCCGCAGCTTATACCGCTGTCGATAAAGCAGAAAATGAGCCAGAATTAACACAAATCCTTAATGCAGAAGCGCCTAAGATTTTGGCGCAAGCGGCAAAAGAACAAAATGCGAGGTTAATTCATTACTCAACGGATTATGTTTTCAATGGTAATGGCGCTCAACCTTATGATGAAACTGATACTGCTGATCCTCTAAATTATTATGGCAAAACAAAACTGGAAGGTGATGAGAATATACTGACATCAGGTTGCTCGCACTTGATTTTCCGTACTAGCTGGATTTATGCAACTTTTGGAAGCAATTTCATCAAAACGATTCTTTACCTGGCACAGAACCGGGATAAGTTAACCATTGTGAATGATCAGATAGGTTCGCCAACAAGCGCAGAATTAATCGCTGATACCACAGCTTATACGTTGTTTACAGTAAAGTATAAACCCGAGATTTCCGGATTGTTTAACCTAACTGCAAAAGGATATACATCCTGGTACGAGTTCGCTAAATTTATTCTGGAATATGTTGAAAAAAGAAATCTTCCACTTAAAATTCACTCGACTGATATAGATCCAATTTCAAGTGTTGAGTTTCCTTTACCAGCCAAACGACCTCTTAATTCACGCTTGAATACAAGCAAATTGGAAAACACATTCCACTTAAGTTTGCCAGCTTGGCAAACTGGCGTGTCCCGTATATTAACGGAGATATTGTGCAAGAAAAAACTTTAA
- the rfbB gene encoding dTDP-glucose 4,6-dehydratase, with protein MIFVTGGAGFIGSNFVLDWLTQSDEKIINLDKLTYAGNLKNLLTVAKDPRHIFIQGDIADTQLIDQILTQYQPRAIINLAAESHVDRSIHGPEDFIQTNILGTFRLLESVRTYWNNLSTATKQNFRFLHVSTDEVYGSLASNEPAFTENHRYQPNSPYSASKASSDHLVRAFHHTYGLPVLTTNCSNNYGPFQFPEKLIPLVIVNALAQKPLPLYGDGLQIRDWLFVLDHCSAIRRILETGIPGETYNIGGWNEKPNIEIVKTICTILEEIYPNVVFHNLITSVKDRPGHDRRYAINAIKIEKELSWKPAETFETGIRKTIHWYLNNQEWVADIQTGAYREWIKKNYTELR; from the coding sequence ATGATTTTTGTCACCGGAGGCGCAGGATTTATTGGAAGTAATTTTGTTTTAGATTGGTTAACGCAATCTGATGAAAAAATTATAAATCTTGATAAATTGACTTATGCCGGAAACCTAAAAAATTTACTGACGGTAGCTAAAGATCCTCGGCATATCTTTATACAAGGAGATATTGCTGATACACAGCTGATCGATCAAATATTAACGCAGTACCAGCCGCGCGCAATTATTAACTTAGCTGCAGAAAGCCACGTCGACCGTTCAATTCATGGCCCCGAAGATTTTATTCAAACCAATATCTTAGGAACATTTCGCTTATTGGAATCTGTTCGAACTTATTGGAATAATCTTTCAACCGCCACAAAACAGAATTTCCGCTTTCTTCATGTTTCAACCGATGAAGTTTATGGTTCATTAGCATCCAACGAGCCTGCATTCACAGAGAATCATAGATATCAGCCCAATAGCCCTTATTCAGCCAGCAAAGCTTCCAGCGATCATTTAGTACGCGCGTTCCATCATACCTATGGTTTACCCGTGCTTACCACAAATTGTTCAAACAATTATGGCCCCTTTCAATTTCCGGAAAAATTGATACCACTAGTCATTGTTAATGCTCTGGCGCAGAAACCCTTACCTTTATATGGGGATGGTTTGCAAATTCGTGATTGGCTTTTTGTTTTGGATCATTGCAGTGCCATTCGCCGTATCCTAGAAACAGGCATTCCAGGAGAAACTTATAATATCGGGGGCTGGAATGAAAAACCAAATATTGAAATCGTAAAAACGATATGTACGATACTTGAAGAAATTTATCCAAATGTAGTTTTTCATAATCTGATTACTTCCGTCAAAGATCGTCCTGGCCATGATCGGCGCTACGCTATTAATGCCATTAAGATTGAAAAAGAATTAAGCTGGAAACCGGCAGAAACATTTGAAACAGGAATTCGTAAAACCATTCATTGGTATCTTAATAATCAAGAGTGGGTAGCAGATATTCAGACCGGGGCATACCGCGAGTGGATTAAAAAAAATTATACCGAGTTAAGATAA